Proteins encoded together in one Campylobacter peloridis LMG 23910 window:
- a CDS encoding NAD+ synthase produces MNYTKLQELLINFIKEQAGNKNLILGLSGGIDSALVAHLCKKAVGEKLFVLLMPTKHSNKENLDDALMLCKDLQIQYKIIYIDEVLCAYEKICQDLNPLRFGNLAARVRMSLLYDYSALHNALVVGTSNKSELMLGYGTIYGDLACAFNPLATLYKSEVFELAKFMHLHENFIKKTPSADLWPNQSDEGDLGYKYEVLDEVLKALENNQSLEKFDENLKNLVLKRVQNNAFKRKLPATLKEYI; encoded by the coding sequence ATGAATTATACAAAATTACAAGAATTATTAATAAATTTTATAAAAGAACAAGCAGGAAATAAAAATCTCATCTTAGGTTTAAGCGGTGGGATAGATTCAGCTTTGGTAGCTCATCTTTGTAAAAAGGCAGTGGGTGAAAAACTTTTTGTGCTTTTAATGCCAACAAAACATTCAAACAAAGAAAATTTAGATGATGCATTAATGCTTTGTAAAGATTTGCAAATTCAGTATAAGATTATTTATATTGATGAAGTGCTTTGTGCTTATGAAAAAATTTGTCAAGATTTAAACCCTTTACGCTTTGGAAATTTAGCTGCAAGAGTGCGTATGAGTTTGCTTTATGATTATTCTGCTTTGCATAATGCTTTAGTAGTAGGCACTTCTAATAAAAGTGAGCTTATGCTTGGTTATGGAACTATTTATGGGGATTTAGCTTGTGCTTTTAATCCTTTAGCCACGCTTTATAAAAGTGAAGTTTTTGAGCTTGCTAAATTTATGCATTTGCATGAAAATTTCATCAAAAAAACCCCAAGTGCTGATCTTTGGCCAAATCAAAGTGATGAGGGTGATCTTGGTTATAAATATGAAGTTTTAGATGAAGTTTTAAAAGCCTTAGAAAATAATCAAAGCTTAGAAAAATTTGATGAGAATTTAAAAAATCTAGTTTTAAAGCGCGTGCAAAATAATGCTTTTAAAAGAAAGCTTCCAGCAACACTTAAAGAGTATATATGA
- a CDS encoding tetraacyldisaccharide 4'-kinase: protein MTWLDRYFFKPNFLQKILAFLLLPFSFLYALIAVLNTKFKKEIDFNLPIISIGNLTLGGNGKTPVCKAIAAEFENCFIILRGYKRQSKGLIVVKNKDEILCSIKESGDEAMEYALTKHISGVIVSEDRIKGIQKAIELGAKIILLDDAFSKFHIKKLNILLQSKQKPFFDFTLPSGAYRLPKSFAKRADFIAYEDEDFLRYSYVKENQKAILISSIAKPFRLYEHFIKARACYFFADHYAFKKEELQKLLKKHNCDTLMLTFKDYVKVKDFGFKVELIHLDIVLKDNFKQILKNYIKQFNKKEENVTTLNPR from the coding sequence ATGACTTGGCTTGATCGCTATTTTTTTAAACCCAATTTCTTGCAAAAAATTTTAGCTTTTTTACTTTTGCCTTTTAGCTTTTTATATGCACTTATAGCTGTGCTAAATACCAAATTTAAAAAAGAAATTGATTTTAATTTACCCATTATAAGTATAGGCAATCTAACCCTAGGGGGCAATGGCAAAACCCCAGTTTGCAAAGCTATAGCAGCTGAATTTGAAAATTGTTTTATCATTTTACGAGGTTATAAAAGACAAAGTAAAGGTTTAATCGTCGTTAAAAACAAAGATGAAATTTTATGTAGTATTAAAGAAAGTGGTGATGAGGCTATGGAATATGCACTTACTAAGCACATTAGCGGAGTGATAGTAAGTGAAGATAGAATCAAAGGCATACAAAAGGCTATTGAGCTTGGTGCAAAAATCATACTTTTAGACGATGCTTTTTCTAAATTTCACATTAAAAAGCTTAATATTTTATTGCAAAGTAAGCAAAAACCTTTTTTTGATTTTACCTTGCCTAGTGGGGCTTATCGTTTGCCAAAATCTTTTGCTAAAAGGGCTGATTTTATAGCATATGAGGATGAAGATTTTTTGCGTTATTCTTATGTGAAAGAAAATCAAAAAGCCATTTTAATAAGCTCTATTGCAAAGCCTTTTAGATTATATGAGCATTTTATCAAAGCTAGGGCTTGTTATTTTTTTGCCGATCATTATGCTTTTAAAAAAGAAGAATTACAAAAGCTGTTAAAAAAACATAATTGCGATACCCTAATGCTAACTTTTAAAGACTATGTTAAGGTAAAAGACTTTGGATTTAAGGTAGAATTAATCCATCTTGATATTGTTTTAAAAGACAATTTCAAGCAAATTTTAAAAAATTATATTAAGCAATTTAACAAAAAGGAAGAAAATGTTACTACACTCAACCCAAGATAA
- a CDS encoding type II NADH dehydrogenase, with product MQKKKILFLGAGYATLSAIKALPDEFFEKAQVSLINNNSYHYHTILLHKVASNEDVYSSKYDLFPLLNPKINFIQDEVLKISKDKVFAKNSEFDFDILVCGLGFTKETFGIKGMQEYALSIDNYENALKINEIIYEKIKNYKTTQNEDDLKIIVCGGGLSGVEFVASLAKELKIFCKKEQIAYEKLELFLIEAMDQILPMFDKSLALKAKQRLEALGVKVYEKSKIIECEKNGIRIDEKEFVKANTIIWTAGVRGSSVIENSPDFPSARSRIEVDAFMHPLNVENPSKYFFIGDNSLFKNPKTNTPYPPTAQLALREGAYVAKALMAMVDEKEFKQEFSFVSGNTVCSIGNDYAVGTILHKPISGYLAIKLKIFIEKLWQYQLEGIKGFLK from the coding sequence ATGCAAAAAAAGAAAATTTTGTTTTTAGGTGCAGGATATGCTACTTTATCAGCTATAAAAGCTTTGCCTGATGAGTTTTTTGAAAAAGCACAAGTGAGTTTGATTAATAACAATTCTTATCATTATCATACTATTTTATTACATAAGGTAGCTTCAAATGAAGATGTTTATAGTTCAAAATATGATCTTTTTCCTTTATTAAATCCAAAAATTAACTTCATTCAAGATGAAGTTTTAAAAATTTCTAAAGACAAAGTTTTTGCTAAAAATAGCGAATTTGACTTTGATATTTTAGTATGTGGGCTTGGTTTTACTAAAGAAACTTTTGGTATTAAGGGTATGCAAGAATATGCTTTGAGTATAGATAATTATGAAAATGCTTTAAAAATCAATGAAATTATATATGAAAAAATAAAAAATTATAAAACCACTCAAAATGAAGATGATTTAAAAATAATAGTCTGTGGCGGGGGTTTAAGTGGGGTTGAATTTGTAGCTTCTTTGGCTAAAGAGCTTAAAATCTTTTGTAAAAAAGAACAAATTGCATACGAGAAATTAGAACTTTTTCTCATTGAAGCTATGGATCAAATTTTACCTATGTTTGATAAAAGTTTGGCTTTGAAAGCAAAACAAAGACTAGAGGCACTTGGTGTGAAAGTATATGAAAAATCTAAAATCATAGAATGTGAAAAAAATGGTATAAGAATTGATGAGAAAGAATTTGTTAAAGCTAATACTATCATTTGGACTGCAGGAGTTAGAGGTAGTAGCGTTATAGAAAATAGCCCAGATTTTCCAAGCGCAAGATCGCGTATAGAAGTAGATGCATTTATGCATCCATTAAATGTTGAAAATCCATCAAAATACTTTTTTATAGGTGATAATAGTTTATTTAAAAATCCTAAAACTAATACTCCCTATCCTCCAACAGCCCAGCTTGCATTAAGAGAAGGAGCTTATGTAGCTAAAGCTTTAATGGCTATGGTTGATGAAAAAGAATTTAAGCAAGAATTTTCTTTTGTGAGTGGGAATACCGTTTGTTCTATCGGAAATGATTATGCTGTAGGAACAATTTTGCATAAACCAATTAGTGGTTATTTGGCAATAAAACTTAAAATTTTTATAGAAAAACTATGGCAGTATCAGCTTGAAGGAATAAAAGGTTTTTTAAAATAA
- a CDS encoding sodium-dependent transporter, with translation MQRQTWSNTLTYILTVAGATIGFGATWRFPYLVGENGGGAYVLAFCIAMIFIGIPVILVENVIGRRRMLNSVDAFGGKTSDGVKISNSWQGVGYMGLLGSFGIMAYYMVIGGWVLAYIFKIIIGDFNLSNPINAQYTSEFYSTTIENSPLLIGIFTTIFVIINWIILKKGVIDGIEKSVKYLMPFLFICLLIVVIRNLTLDGAGEGIKFYLTPDVSKITPKLFIDVLGQVFFALSLGFGVMITLSSHLNKNENLIKTSIYTGVLNTLIAVLAGFMIFPALFSVGLTPDSGPSLVFKTLPVAFSHIPFGSIICVFFFLLLIIAALTTSLPIYQVIISVLEEKFKLAKNTAINLTLGSIFVLGNLPCILTYGPLKDITIIKGKNIFDSFDFISGNIFFVLTAFFCCIYVGWVLKKDAIYELSNQNTLKGSIFKLWYYYVKFIIPLIILVIFYFGIF, from the coding sequence ATGCAAAGACAAACTTGGAGCAATACGCTAACATACATACTCACTGTAGCAGGAGCGACAATTGGTTTTGGAGCCACTTGGCGTTTTCCATACTTAGTAGGTGAAAATGGTGGCGGTGCTTATGTTTTAGCCTTTTGTATAGCAATGATTTTTATAGGAATTCCTGTAATTTTAGTTGAAAATGTTATAGGAAGACGCAGAATGTTAAATTCAGTCGATGCTTTTGGTGGAAAAACAAGTGATGGAGTTAAGATATCTAATTCTTGGCAAGGTGTTGGCTACATGGGACTTTTAGGTAGTTTTGGAATTATGGCTTATTATATGGTAATAGGCGGATGGGTTTTAGCTTATATTTTTAAAATAATTATAGGTGATTTTAATCTTTCAAATCCAATTAATGCTCAATATACAAGCGAATTTTATAGCACTACTATAGAAAATAGCCCTTTATTAATAGGAATTTTTACTACTATATTTGTAATAATTAATTGGATTATTTTAAAAAAAGGTGTGATTGATGGTATAGAAAAGTCAGTAAAATACCTTATGCCGTTTTTATTCATTTGTCTTTTAATAGTTGTTATAAGAAATTTAACTTTGGATGGAGCTGGCGAAGGAATAAAATTTTATCTAACTCCTGATGTTTCTAAAATAACTCCTAAATTATTTATAGATGTTTTAGGCCAAGTATTTTTTGCTCTTTCTTTAGGCTTTGGCGTAATGATAACCCTATCATCACACCTTAATAAAAATGAGAATTTAATCAAAACTTCTATTTATACAGGAGTTTTAAATACACTTATAGCTGTTCTTGCTGGTTTTATGATTTTCCCTGCTTTATTTAGCGTAGGTTTAACTCCTGATAGTGGTCCATCTTTGGTTTTTAAAACCCTGCCTGTTGCTTTTTCACATATACCTTTTGGAAGTATAATTTGCGTGTTTTTCTTTTTGCTTTTAATCATCGCTGCACTTACTACAAGCTTGCCAATTTATCAAGTAATCATTAGTGTCTTAGAAGAAAAATTTAAACTAGCTAAAAATACCGCTATTAATCTAACACTTGGAAGCATTTTTGTCTTGGGAAATTTACCATGTATACTTACTTATGGACCTTTAAAAGATATCACCATCATCAAAGGAAAAAATATTTTCGATAGTTTTGATTTTATTAGTGGAAATATATTCTTTGTTTTAACTGCATTTTTTTGCTGTATTTATGTAGGTTGGGTGCTTAAAAAAGACGCGATTTATGAACTTTCTAATCAAAATACTCTAAAAGGAAGTATTTTTAAACTATGGTATTATTATGTTAAATTTATTATACCTTTGATTATCTTAGTGATTTTTTATTTTGGCATTTTTTAA
- a CDS encoding transporter substrate-binding domain-containing protein, whose amino-acid sequence MKKILLLFVFIFTLHAKDLIVGMELAYPPFEMSDNKGNPSGFSVDFLQAFAKEKNYKLKIQNIAWDGLIPALRSQKIDLIMSSMSISEQRKKVIDFTLPYARANLAILSATKSNINSIKDLNQKGKILALKRGTSAHLYAQKNLKNAKILVFDKENAAILEVIQAKADAFIYDQMSIYKAWKKHPKQTKAIFTPFEKTPEQWAIALNKNNVKLKEELNEFIKKSKENGFFDTLSQKYFKEMKEIFKEQELEFFF is encoded by the coding sequence ATGAAAAAAATTTTATTATTATTTGTTTTTATTTTTACCCTTCATGCTAAAGATTTAATCGTAGGTATGGAGTTAGCTTATCCTCCTTTTGAAATGAGTGATAATAAAGGCAATCCAAGTGGTTTTAGTGTGGATTTTTTGCAAGCTTTTGCTAAAGAAAAAAATTATAAGCTAAAAATTCAAAATATCGCTTGGGATGGGCTTATACCTGCTTTAAGAAGTCAAAAAATTGATTTAATCATGTCTTCTATGAGCATAAGTGAGCAAAGAAAAAAAGTGATAGATTTTACCTTGCCTTATGCTAGGGCAAATTTAGCGATATTAAGTGCTACAAAATCAAATATTAATTCCATAAAAGATTTAAACCAAAAGGGTAAAATTCTTGCTTTAAAAAGAGGAACTAGCGCGCATTTATACGCTCAAAAAAATCTTAAAAATGCAAAAATCTTAGTCTTTGATAAAGAAAATGCAGCCATTTTAGAAGTTATTCAAGCAAAAGCTGATGCTTTTATTTATGATCAAATGAGTATTTACAAAGCATGGAAAAAACACCCAAAACAAACAAAAGCTATTTTTACCCCTTTTGAAAAAACTCCTGAGCAATGGGCCATAGCATTAAATAAAAACAATGTTAAATTAAAAGAAGAATTAAATGAATTTATTAAAAAATCAAAAGAAAATGGCTTTTTTGATACATTAAGTCAAAAATATTTTAAGGAAATGAAAGAAATTTTTAAAGAACAAGAACTTGAGTTTTTCTTTTAA
- the dsbD gene encoding protein-disulfide reductase DsbD codes for MRFLALLFIFLNLAFSNNGVLSLNEAFKLNTYSDNQGIFLKINLAERIYLYKDQVKVELDSNDITSLLNFPKTDIRENKEVIFKQLELFIPQLLLDDFIKNNKAKITLTYQGCSEEGLCYRPVYVNYELNKQNGIYAIKSTKDQFKKQNEDEQIANDLSTQNIFITLLTFFGYGLLLALTPCILPMIPILSSLIAMKLKDKPSKKHSFYLSFVYVFFMSLAYAIAGALVGLAGANVQGLLQQPWIIIIFAGIFVVLSLSMFGLYELQLPLKFQNFINKKIEGKNGVFGVAIMGFLSALIVGPCVAAPLAGALLYITNSGDVFLGGLSLFIMSFGMGIPLLLIGLGGSFLKSGAWMLKVKIFFGFIMLIMAVWMLERILSANIILILYGIIGVFFASFMGLFDEAKTNFDKFKKASMILVLAYSLSLILGGSMGSKSLLKPLEFNLASKENSSSLSFKTIKNLKELKQELQNSTKPVMLEFTAAWCENCKLLEEYTFTDTKVQNLLTNYTLLKADVTHNSHEDLALMKEFGVFGPPVMIFFNKGEEKGRIIGYVDANDFLNRVP; via the coding sequence ATGCGTTTTTTGGCATTATTGTTTATTTTTTTAAATTTAGCTTTTTCAAATAATGGTGTTTTATCGCTTAATGAAGCTTTTAAATTAAATACCTATAGCGATAATCAAGGAATTTTTTTAAAAATAAATCTTGCAGAAAGAATTTATCTTTACAAAGATCAAGTCAAAGTCGAACTTGATTCTAACGATATAACTTCCTTGCTTAATTTTCCAAAAACTGATATTAGAGAGAACAAAGAAGTAATTTTTAAGCAACTTGAACTTTTTATACCACAATTATTACTAGATGATTTTATCAAAAACAATAAAGCAAAAATCACATTAACTTATCAAGGTTGCTCAGAAGAAGGTTTGTGCTATCGCCCTGTATATGTAAATTATGAACTTAATAAGCAAAATGGAATTTATGCTATAAAATCCACTAAGGATCAATTTAAAAAGCAAAATGAAGATGAGCAAATTGCTAATGATTTAAGCACGCAAAATATATTTATCACGCTTTTAACTTTCTTTGGTTATGGTTTATTGCTAGCACTTACTCCTTGTATTTTACCAATGATACCTATTCTTTCATCATTAATTGCTATGAAACTCAAAGACAAACCATCTAAAAAACATAGCTTTTATTTATCTTTTGTCTATGTCTTTTTTATGTCCTTAGCTTATGCTATAGCTGGTGCTTTAGTAGGCCTTGCAGGAGCTAATGTGCAAGGCTTATTACAACAACCTTGGATTATCATTATTTTTGCGGGTATTTTTGTAGTGCTCTCACTTTCTATGTTTGGCCTTTATGAGTTACAACTACCACTTAAATTCCAAAATTTTATCAATAAAAAAATAGAAGGAAAAAATGGTGTTTTTGGTGTAGCTATCATGGGCTTTTTATCAGCTCTTATTGTAGGTCCTTGTGTAGCAGCACCTTTAGCAGGAGCTTTACTTTATATTACCAATAGCGGAGATGTATTTTTAGGAGGGCTTTCTTTGTTTATAATGAGTTTTGGTATGGGTATACCTTTGCTTTTAATAGGACTTGGAGGAAGTTTTTTAAAAAGTGGAGCTTGGATGCTTAAAGTAAAGATTTTCTTTGGTTTTATCATGCTCATTATGGCAGTTTGGATGCTAGAAAGAATACTTAGCGCAAATATCATTTTAATACTTTATGGAATTATAGGTGTATTTTTTGCTAGTTTTATGGGTTTATTTGATGAAGCAAAAACTAATTTTGATAAATTTAAAAAAGCAAGTATGATTTTAGTTTTAGCTTATAGTTTAAGTCTAATCTTAGGTGGCTCAATGGGTTCAAAAAGCTTGCTAAAACCTCTTGAATTTAACCTTGCTTCAAAAGAAAATAGCTCTAGTTTAAGTTTTAAAACCATTAAAAACTTAAAAGAACTCAAGCAAGAATTGCAAAATTCCACCAAGCCAGTTATGCTTGAATTTACAGCCGCTTGGTGTGAAAACTGCAAACTTTTAGAAGAATACACTTTTACAGATACTAAAGTGCAAAATTTGCTTACTAATTACACACTTTTAAAAGCAGATGTAACACACAATAGCCATGAAGATTTAGCTCTTATGAAAGAATTTGGAGTTTTTGGGCCTCCTGTGATGATATTTTTTAACAAAGGCGAGGAAAAAGGACGCATTATAGGTTATGTGGATGCAAATGATTTTTTAAATAGAGTTCCTTAA
- a CDS encoding amino acid ABC transporter permease, whose translation MNNLFIVHNKFNEYKKISLKAYIVNALLLAFLMFLFFYLSFLSASYNFDFKAILEYKDKMINGFFTSFFISILSLVVGVVFALILCYMSLCKIIIFNMFARVFIELIRGTPLLVQILLIYYIFADNLGLDNRYVCGVLILALFASAYICEIFRAGILSVDKMQYESAKALGLSEFEIYKSVIFPQALKNILAPLSGQLGNLIKDSSLLSVIAISELTQNAQEINAFTFSTLEIYIPLALCYLLLTLPISIFSRKLEKSFS comes from the coding sequence TTGAATAATCTTTTTATAGTCCATAATAAATTTAATGAGTATAAAAAAATAAGCTTAAAGGCTTATATTGTTAATGCTTTGTTGCTTGCTTTTTTAATGTTTTTGTTTTTTTATTTATCATTTTTGAGTGCTAGTTATAATTTTGATTTTAAAGCTATTTTAGAATACAAAGATAAAATGATTAATGGCTTTTTTACAAGTTTTTTTATTAGTATTTTATCTTTGGTTGTTGGTGTAGTTTTTGCTTTGATTTTGTGTTATATGAGTCTTTGTAAAATTATAATTTTCAATATGTTTGCAAGAGTTTTTATAGAACTTATTCGTGGCACGCCTTTACTTGTGCAAATTTTATTGATTTATTATATTTTTGCAGATAATTTAGGTTTGGATAATCGCTATGTTTGTGGAGTTTTGATTTTAGCTTTATTTGCAAGTGCTTATATTTGTGAGATATTTAGAGCAGGAATTTTAAGTGTTGATAAAATGCAATATGAAAGCGCTAAAGCTTTGGGGTTGAGTGAATTTGAAATTTATAAAAGTGTGATTTTTCCTCAAGCTTTAAAAAACATTTTAGCACCACTAAGTGGGCAACTTGGTAATTTAATCAAAGATAGTTCCCTTTTAAGTGTGATAGCTATTTCAGAACTAACTCAAAATGCTCAAGAAATCAATGCTTTTACTTTTTCTACTTTAGAAATTTATATTCCTTTAGCGCTTTGTTATTTACTTTTGACTTTACCCATTTCCATTTTTTCAAGAAAGCTTGAAAAGAGTTTTTCTTAA
- the kdsB gene encoding 3-deoxy-manno-octulosonate cytidylyltransferase — translation MIIIPARLKSSRFENKILCEIDNLPMFIYTAKKMQEVDEVCVALDDEEVLKIAQKHNINAVLTSKNHESGTDRINEACQILKLNPKELIINVQADEPFIETQNIKKFKEFSQNAFKDELCFMSSCYKEVDAKACDDPNLVKVVTDCNDFALYFSRSKLPYERANYKQKFKAHLGIYAYRVENLQEFCNLKNSALEECEKLEQLRALENGKKIKMLKIQSQSIGIDTKEDYERALAKFGAKK, via the coding sequence ATGATAATCATACCCGCAAGATTAAAATCAAGCCGTTTTGAAAATAAAATTTTATGTGAAATTGATAATTTACCAATGTTTATTTATACGGCTAAAAAAATGCAAGAAGTTGATGAAGTTTGCGTTGCACTAGATGATGAAGAAGTTTTAAAAATAGCACAAAAGCACAATATAAATGCTGTTTTAACAAGTAAAAATCACGAAAGTGGCACTGATAGGATCAACGAAGCTTGCCAAATTTTAAAACTAAATCCAAAAGAACTCATTATCAATGTCCAAGCTGATGAACCTTTTATAGAAACACAAAATATTAAAAAATTCAAAGAATTTAGCCAAAATGCTTTTAAAGATGAGCTTTGTTTTATGAGTAGTTGTTATAAAGAAGTAGATGCAAAAGCTTGTGATGATCCAAATTTAGTTAAAGTAGTAACTGATTGTAATGATTTTGCTTTATATTTTTCAAGATCTAAACTTCCTTATGAAAGAGCAAATTATAAGCAAAAATTTAAAGCCCATCTTGGCATTTATGCTTATAGGGTTGAAAATTTGCAAGAATTTTGTAACTTAAAAAATTCAGCCTTAGAAGAATGTGAAAAACTCGAGCAATTAAGAGCCTTAGAAAATGGCAAAAAAATCAAAATGTTAAAAATTCAAAGCCAAAGCATAGGTATAGATACAAAAGAAGATTATGAAAGAGCTTTGGCTAAATTTGGAGCTAAAAAATGA
- the thrC gene encoding threonine synthase, which produces MLLHSTQDKNHQVSFSKALLSPSAPNNALYAPLNLPKLNNEALKNLNYKELALKIIAAFDFDLELEIFEKALKTYEGFDDKTCPINLRKINDKLYINELFHGPTRAFKDMALQPFGVLLEHLKKEDEFLIMCATSGDTGPATLKSFENKKGIKVVCIYPNNGTSKTQALQMTHLNANNLKSIAIEGNFDDAQNALKTLLNDEDFKNILKEEKLSLSAANSVNFGRILFQIIYHYYASLKIDKPIDIIIPSGNFGDALGAYYAKKMGANIGKIKIASNSNNILSEFFNTGKYDLRNKSLKKTISPAMDILISSNIERLLFDKFKDERTKELMQALKNEKYYELSQKELELLQEDFEADFCNDDECMHYIKKYSHLLLDPHTCTCFKMLDPNTTTLITSTAQWSKFTPSMYQAIYGKKCQDEQACMQELAKEFKQEIHPNIASLFANTQKQNQICKLENLKQTIIEWIKQ; this is translated from the coding sequence ATGTTACTACACTCAACCCAAGATAAAAACCACCAAGTAAGCTTTTCAAAAGCCTTACTTAGCCCAAGTGCGCCAAATAATGCTTTATATGCACCGCTAAATTTACCAAAACTTAACAATGAAGCTTTAAAAAATTTAAATTACAAAGAATTAGCCTTAAAAATCATTGCTGCTTTTGATTTTGATCTTGAGCTTGAAATTTTTGAAAAAGCCTTAAAAACTTATGAAGGTTTTGATGATAAAACTTGCCCTATTAATTTAAGAAAAATCAATGATAAGCTTTATATCAATGAATTATTCCATGGGCCAACAAGAGCCTTTAAGGATATGGCATTGCAACCTTTTGGAGTGCTTTTAGAGCATTTAAAAAAAGAGGATGAATTTTTGATTATGTGCGCTACAAGTGGCGATACAGGCCCTGCTACACTTAAAAGCTTTGAAAATAAAAAAGGCATTAAGGTAGTTTGTATTTATCCAAACAATGGCACTAGCAAAACTCAAGCTTTGCAAATGACGCATTTAAACGCAAATAATTTAAAATCCATAGCCATTGAAGGCAATTTTGATGATGCACAAAATGCTTTAAAAACGCTTTTAAATGATGAAGATTTTAAAAACATTTTAAAAGAAGAAAAACTTAGCCTAAGTGCTGCAAATTCAGTTAATTTTGGAAGAATACTTTTTCAAATTATTTATCATTATTATGCTAGTTTGAAAATTGATAAACCAATTGATATCATCATTCCAAGTGGAAATTTTGGCGATGCTTTGGGGGCTTATTATGCTAAAAAAATGGGTGCAAATATAGGAAAAATTAAAATTGCTTCCAATTCAAATAATATCTTAAGTGAGTTTTTTAATACAGGCAAATACGATTTAAGAAACAAAAGCTTAAAAAAGACTATTTCTCCAGCTATGGATATACTCATATCATCAAATATTGAAAGATTGCTTTTTGATAAATTTAAAGATGAACGCACTAAAGAGCTTATGCAAGCTTTGAAAAATGAAAAATATTATGAGCTTAGCCAAAAAGAGTTAGAGCTTTTGCAAGAGGATTTTGAAGCTGATTTTTGTAATGATGATGAATGTATGCATTATATTAAAAAATACAGCCATTTGCTTTTAGATCCTCACACTTGCACTTGTTTTAAAATGCTTGATCCTAACACCACCACGCTCATAACCTCCACAGCACAATGGAGCAAATTTACTCCAAGTATGTATCAAGCAATTTATGGCAAAAAGTGTCAAGATGAACAAGCTTGTATGCAAGAACTTGCAAAAGAATTTAAGCAAGAAATTCATCCAAATATCGCAAGCTTATTTGCAAACACACAAAAGCAAAATCAAATTTGTAAGCTTGAAAATTTAAAACAAACTATCATAGAATGGATAAAACAATGA
- the ppk2 gene encoding polyphosphate kinase 2, with protein MDEKKYTLIKVKKSTLEYESELKRLQIELLKFQNHVKDKGLKVLILIEGRDAAGKGGAIKRLIEHLNPRGCRVVALEKPSDVEKTQWYFQRYVAHLPAAGEIVIFDRSWYNRAGVEPVMGFCSPNEHKKFLREVASFEEMLLDSEILFFKFYFSVSKQEQKKRFEQRRKDPLKQYKLSFVDEKSQELWDKYTLAKYSMLLASNTPKCPWVIINSDNKKKARINLFKYLLNALEYPNKIKNKYFKFDKKLVRSGEDEIRKMELSLNDEKLKKFDKK; from the coding sequence TTGGATGAGAAAAAATACACCCTTATTAAAGTAAAAAAATCAACACTTGAATATGAAAGTGAGCTTAAAAGACTACAAATTGAGCTTTTGAAATTCCAAAATCATGTAAAAGATAAAGGATTAAAGGTTTTGATTTTAATCGAAGGACGCGATGCGGCGGGAAAAGGTGGTGCTATAAAAAGATTAATTGAGCATTTAAATCCCAGAGGTTGCCGTGTAGTTGCACTTGAAAAACCAAGTGATGTGGAAAAAACACAATGGTATTTTCAGCGTTATGTGGCGCATTTACCTGCAGCAGGTGAAATAGTGATTTTTGATAGATCTTGGTATAATAGGGCAGGGGTTGAACCAGTAATGGGTTTTTGTTCTCCAAATGAGCACAAAAAATTCTTACGCGAGGTGGCATCATTTGAAGAAATGCTACTTGATAGTGAAATTTTGTTTTTTAAATTTTATTTTTCAGTCTCTAAGCAAGAACAAAAAAAGCGTTTTGAACAAAGAAGAAAAGATCCGCTTAAACAATATAAACTTTCTTTTGTTGATGAAAAATCACAAGAATTATGGGATAAATATACTTTAGCAAAATACTCTATGCTTTTAGCTTCAAATACTCCAAAATGTCCATGGGTTATTATAAATTCAGATAATAAAAAGAAAGCAAGAATAAATTTATTTAAGTATTTACTTAATGCCTTAGAATATCCAAATAAAATTAAGAATAAATATTTTAAATTCGATAAAAAATTAGTACGAAGTGGTGAGGATGAAATTCGCAAAATGGAATTAAGTTTAAATGATGAAAAACTTAAAAAATTTGATAAAAAATAA